Within the bacterium genome, the region CTAATTCAAAAAGCGCTTCCGTAATGCTCGGAATGAGCGAAATCACACGCTTGGGTGGTTCGACAAATAAAATTTCTCTTTGCAATGCATCAGTAATTGTGGTCATTGAAACAACAAATTGATGGACAAATGATTAGACTAATAAAAAGATACACGGAAAGAAAAGGACAGTCAACACTATTTCACGCGATTGGCAAAACTCCACATTTGGGTTAGCCTTGGTCGGTCAATTTTCGTCTTCGCGCGGATGAGTATTATCCGAATAACGATCTTTGATGGATAAAATATCAGGAAGGGTTTTCTTGAAGATTCGAACGAGACCCGGATCGAAATGAGTTCCGCTCCGTCGTTCGATTTCAGTCAGTGCTTCGTCAGACGACCAAGCTCTTTTATACGATCGTGGCGACGTGAGCGCATCGAATACATCGCAGATAGAACAGATTTGAGCACTCAACGGAATGTCTTCCCCTTTCAGACCTTTCGGATAGCCGGAGCCGTCATATTTCTCATGATGCGCCAGCGCAATCTCGGCGGCCTTTTGCAGCAATGGCGATTTGCTGCCTTGTAAAATTTCATATCCCATCACCGTATGTTCTTTCATAATTTCGTATTCATAATCGGTCAGCGCTTCGGTTTTGAGAAGAATATAATCCGGCGTCCCGACTTTACCGATATCGTGCATGGGCGCAGAGGTTAAAATGAGATCCTGATCTTCTTCACTCATACCGAGCGTCCGGGCAATGGCTTTGGAATACAATGCCATGCGCAGAATGTGCGAACCTGTTTCAGGACTGCGGTATTCTGCAGCTTTCGTCAGACGAAAAATCACTTCGCGTTCACGCGATACTATTTCCGCCGTCGCTTTACGGACTTCTTCGGCAAGCCATTCGGCCCGATTAGCCAGAGCTTTTTGGCTTTCCTGCAATGCAAGCATGTTACGCGCACGTGCGATGAATTCGGCATTGTCGATAGGTTTATTCAGGAAATCGTTAGCCCCTAATTCCAGTGCTTTGTAGCGAATTTCTTTTTCGCCCGTAGCCGTAATCATAACAATAGGAATGTCTTTTTTACCTTGCAACTGACGGAATTTTTCGATGAACTGCAAACCGTTAAGTTCCGGCATCATGTAATCGACCAGCACCAGATCGGGCGTTTCCTGCTCGCACCACCGAAGAGCGTCCGGTGAATGTGTAAAATTAACCGGCTCGCAATGCACCGCTTTGGTAACGAGATTCTTGAGCAATGCAATGTTCATCTCATTGTCGTCAATGATCAGGACTTTCATGCAAGGTAGCCTCGGATATTGGTTGGATGAACTGAAATAACTGGAATGTTTGGATCGAATGGCCGTTATAATATAACGAGTTTTGTAAGGAAGGCAAACAAGAAAAAATACAAACCTGAATTTGAAATACCGAATATCGAATAAGAATTAGAACATTTGTAATTTAATTAATTAAAAAAACGATCGCTTCAGAAATATCATTACAATGTTGCAGTATTTAGTTTTTTAAATTACATTGCGCACGACTAAAAAAATCTTACCCCGAAAGCACGACTATGTCGGAAGACATTAAAGAAGAATGCGGCGTATTTGGAATTTACGGCCATCCGGAAGCAGCCAAACTAGCCTACTTAGGTTTGTATTCCCTTCAGCATCGCGGACAAGAATCTACCGGCATCGTAGCGGCTGACGGAGAACGTTTGCATCGGCACGTCGGCATGGGACTCGTCGGTGATGTATTCTCCGATGATAAAATTTTTGCTCAACTCCCAGGCCATATTGCCATCGGCCATAATCGATATTCGACAACCGGCGGAAGTTTTCTTCAAAACGCACAACCGATCATTGCGATCATTAATACCGGTGAAGTAGCTGCCGCTCACAACGGCAATCTTGTCAATTATTTTCAACTTCGAAGCGATCTTCAAAACAAAGGCGCCATCCTTCAGTCTAACAGCGATACGGAAGTCATTCTTCACCTCGCCGCCCATTCCGGTTTTCCCAAAGTCGAAGATCAGATCAAATACGCTGTGACCCAAATCAAAGGAGCTTTTTCGCTTCTTTTGATTACGAAAGATAAATTGATCGCCGTGCGCGATCCGCATGGAATTCGACCGCTTTGTATCGGACGTATGGGCGACGCGACGGTCATTGCCAGTGAATCATGTGCGCTGGACATTATCGGTGCGGAATACACGCGCGACGTCAAACCCGGCGAACTCATTGTCGTCGACGCGAAAGGCCTCCATAGTGAAATGGTCGTCAAGGATCTTCCGACTCCGGCTCATTGCATTTTCGAATTCGTCTATTTTTCACGTCCTGACAGTAAAATTTTTGGCGACAACGTTGACAAAGCGCGGCGAAAACTCGGTAAACGTCTCGCAGAAGAAGTTCCGGTAGAAGCCGACATCGTGATCAGCGTTCCGGATTCCAGCAATACGGCTGCGGTCGGCTATTCGCGCCGCACCGGAATGAAATTCGAACTCGGTTTGATCCGTAATCATTATGTTGGGCGCACGTTCATTCATCCGGTACAATCCATGCGCGATCTCAAAGTGAAAGTCAAATTCAACGCGGTTGAAGGTGTGTTACGTGACCGGCGAGTCGTCGTGATCGACGATTCGATCGTCCGCGGAACTACGTTGAAACCATTGATTGCGATGATCCGAAAAGCCGGCGCAAAAGAAGTCCACGTACGCATCAGTTCGCCTCCCGTAACGTCGCCGTGTTATTATGGAATGGATTTTCCGACTAAAAACGAACTGATTGCCAATCGCATGTCCAAAGAAGAAATGTGTAAACAAATCGGCGCTGACAGTTTAGAATATCTGTCGATGGAAGGTTTGCTGGCAGCCGTTCCGCAAGATGGACACGGTTACTGCACGGCTTGTTTCAGCGGTAAATATCCTTTGCCGGTGAACGAGCAAACGGACAAACTCCAATGTGAACTGCCGCTGCCTAA harbors:
- a CDS encoding response regulator, with amino-acid sequence MKVLIIDDNEMNIALLKNLVTKAVHCEPVNFTHSPDALRWCEQETPDLVLVDYMMPELNGLQFIEKFRQLQGKKDIPIVMITATGEKEIRYKALELGANDFLNKPIDNAEFIARARNMLALQESQKALANRAEWLAEEVRKATAEIVSREREVIFRLTKAAEYRSPETGSHILRMALYSKAIARTLGMSEEDQDLILTSAPMHDIGKVGTPDYILLKTEALTDYEYEIMKEHTVMGYEILQGSKSPLLQKAAEIALAHHEKYDGSGYPKGLKGEDIPLSAQICSICDVFDALTSPRSYKRAWSSDEALTEIERRSGTHFDPGLVRIFKKTLPDILSIKDRYSDNTHPREDEN
- the purF gene encoding amidophosphoribosyltransferase, giving the protein MSEDIKEECGVFGIYGHPEAAKLAYLGLYSLQHRGQESTGIVAADGERLHRHVGMGLVGDVFSDDKIFAQLPGHIAIGHNRYSTTGGSFLQNAQPIIAIINTGEVAAAHNGNLVNYFQLRSDLQNKGAILQSNSDTEVILHLAAHSGFPKVEDQIKYAVTQIKGAFSLLLITKDKLIAVRDPHGIRPLCIGRMGDATVIASESCALDIIGAEYTRDVKPGELIVVDAKGLHSEMVVKDLPTPAHCIFEFVYFSRPDSKIFGDNVDKARRKLGKRLAEEVPVEADIVISVPDSSNTAAVGYSRRTGMKFELGLIRNHYVGRTFIHPVQSMRDLKVKVKFNAVEGVLRDRRVVVIDDSIVRGTTLKPLIAMIRKAGAKEVHVRISSPPVTSPCYYGMDFPTKNELIANRMSKEEMCKQIGADSLEYLSMEGLLAAVPQDGHGYCTACFSGKYPLPVNEQTDKLQCELPLPKNK